The Juglans microcarpa x Juglans regia isolate MS1-56 chromosome 2S, Jm3101_v1.0, whole genome shotgun sequence genome has a window encoding:
- the LOC121253029 gene encoding probable pectate lyase 8 isoform X2 yields the protein MLYHNHKLLPRMRFKARSNGALDRLAETQELKSSNNAPMANRSEDGWNEHAVHDPEEVASMVELSIRNSTERRNLGYFSCGTGNPIDDCWRCDRRWYLRRKRLANCAIGFGRNAVGGRDGKYYVVSDPSDNDPVNPRPGTLRHAVIQDRPLWIVFKRDMVIRLKQELIMNSFKTIDGRGANVHIAYGACITIQFITNVIIHGLHIHDCKPTGNAMVRSSPSHFGWRTMADGDAVSIFGSSHIWVDHNSLSNCADGLVDAIMGSTAITISNNYFTHHNEVMLLGHSDTYTRDKQMQVTIAYNHFGEGLIQRMPRCRHGYFHVVNNDYTHWEMYAIGGSAEPTINSQGNRYLAPVNPFAKEVTKRVTFDGAWKHWNWRSEGDLLLNGAYFTPSGAGAAASYARASSLGAKSSSMVGAITSAAGVLSCRRGSQC from the exons gtCGGAGGATGGTTGGAATGAGCACGCTGTGCATGATCCAGAGGAGGTAGCTTCTATGGTTGAACT GAGCATTCGTAATAGCACAGAAAGGAGGAACTTGGGATATTTTTCGTGTGGAACTGGGAACCCAATTGATGACTGTTGGCGCTGTGATAGACGGTGGTACCTCCGCCGAAAGCGCCTTGCGAATTGTGCGATTGGATTTGGACGCAATGCCGTTGGCGGACGCGATGGCAAATACTATGTTGTTAGTGATCCCAGCGATAATGACCCCGTTAATCCCAGACCGGGCACGCTCCGCCACGCAGTCATTCAGGACAGGCCATTGTGGATTGTGTTCAAGAGGGACATGGTGATCAGACTTAAGCAGGAGCTGATCATGAATAGCTTCAAGACCATTGATGGTCGTGGTGCCAATGTCCACATTGCTTATGGGGCTTGCATCACTATCCAATTCATAACCAATGTCATTATCCACGGCCTACATATCCACGATTGCAAGCCGACTGGCAATGCCATGGTTCGGAGCTCGCCAAGCCATTTTGGGTGGAGAACAATGGCTGATGGGGATGCCGTTTCCATCTTTGGTTCAAGCCACATTTGGGTTGACCACAATTCACTCTCCAATTGTGCTGATGGCCTTGTTGATGCTATTATGGGCTCCACTGCCATCACCATTTCTAACAACTACTTCACCCACCACAATGAG GTTATGCTATTGGGTCACAGTGACACTTACACAAGAGACAAGCAGATGCAAGTGACCATTGCCTACAACCATTTTGGTGAGGGTCTAATCCAGAGAATGCCAAG GTGCAGGCATGGATATTTCCATGTGGTGAACAATGACTACACACACTGGGAAATGTATGCCATTGGTGGGAGTGCTGAGCCTACCATTAACAGCCAGGGCAATAGATATCTTGCACCTGTGAACCCTTTTGCCAAGGAG GTGACAAAGAGGGTTACATTTGATGGTGCATGGAAGCACTGGAATTGGAGATCAGAAGGTGACCTTCTGCTGAATGGAGCCTACTTCACACCATCAGGAGCTGGAGCAGCAGCCAGCTATGCAAGAGCCTCAAGTTTAGGGGCAAAGTCCTCTTCCATGGTTGGTGCCATTACCTCGGCTGCTGGTGTCCTTAGTTGCCGCAGGGGATCCCAGTGTTAA
- the LOC121253349 gene encoding uncharacterized protein LOC121253349, translating to MAENENHDREVVNQNRTRRDYLQPVRTSTPSCIIQPLNANAFNFKPGMIPLIPHFHGMDSENPYLHIKEFEERSVAYVRIMGIQLMSVPRSRIQRGWRNHPNFGWRNDQQVAPAALAPGPSQLAIQAPPMQKKGFEETVQQLSNTLQQFMQGQATINNPNSQAINDIRSTLTKMTTAWSSQEKGKLPAQPQPNPQSQPPQGAVESSNVRQVKAVTTLRNGRVVNIPAQGSDKAGKVSKPVQNEAENGEFEQNETETEKISCPVPTPFPQRLVPLHKDKHQSEILEIFKHVRINIPLLDAIQQIPAYAKFLKDLCTVKRKLNVQKKAFLTEQVSAIIQSSTPPKYKDPGSPTIACVIGSSKIGQALLDLGSSVNLLPYNVYEQLGLGELKPTPIILQLADRSIKMPRGVVEDVLVQVDKFFYPVDFVVLDVHLTPKSSFQAPVILGRPFLATSNALINCRSGVLKLSFGNMTLELNIFNICRQPQDLEDVQEVNLLESILEEETYLAYQPTNLLFELENFCELLTDDTPIDVSHVFNAENKLETKWRPKIEQLPPLTVSLKPSANEIPTLELKPLPSDLKYAFLGPDSTFPVVISAQLSHDQEGKLMEVLKQHKGAIGWKIADIKALKYLLSKKDAKPRLIRWILLLQEFDLIIKDKKGAENVVADHLSRLTFAGQTPPHWSAQDIRKFKHEISELDELRRDAYDN from the exons ATGGCTGAAAATGAGAATCATGATCGGGAAGTAGTGAATCAGAATAGGACACGTAGAGATTATTTACAACCTGTTAGAACTAGCACACCTTCATGTATAATCCAACCTTTGAATGCAAATGCCTTTAATTTCAAACCTGGAATGATTCCATTAATTccacattttcatggcatggatTCCGAGAATCCTTACCTtcatatcaaagagtttgaagag AGAAGTGTAGCATATGTGAGGATCATGGGCATTCAACTAATGAGTGTCCCACGATCCCGCATTCAAAGAG GATGgagaaaccacccaaattttgGGTGGAGGAATGACCAGCAAGTAGCTCCAGCAGCCTTGGCTCCGGGACCCTCTCAACTCGCAATTCAAGCACCTCCAATGCAAAAGAAGGGATTTGAAGAGACAGTACAGCAATTGTCAAACACCTTGCAGCAGTTTATGCAAGGTCAAGCAACAATCAACAATCCAAACTCTCAAGCGATAAATGACATTCGGAGCACACTTACAAAGATGACTACGGCATGGAGCTCTcaagagaaaggaaaacttcctgcacaacctcaacccaatccACAAAGTCAGCCACCACAAGGAGCAGTTGAGAGTTCAAATGTGAGGCAAGTGAAGGCGGTCACCACTTTGAGAAATGGTAGGGTGGTGAACATTCCGGCTCAAGGTTCAGACAAGGCTGGTAAGGTCTCTAAACCTGTACAAAATGAGGCTGAAAATGGTGAGTTTGAACAAaatgaaactgaaactgaaaagatcTCATGTCCTGTACCTACTCCTTTTCCTCAAAGATTGGTTCCTCTGCACAAAGACAAACACCaatctgaaattttagaaatattcaagCATGTTAGGATTAATATCCCTTTGTTGGATGCTATTCAACAAATTCCTGCATATGctaagtttctaaaagatttgtgtacggttaaaagaaaattaaatgtgcAAAAAAAAGCTTTTCTTACTGAGCAGGTCAGTGCCATAATTCAGAGCAGTACCccaccaaaatataaagatcCCGGTTCACCAACAATTGCTTGTGTTATAGGAAGTTCAAAAATTGGTCAAGCATTGTTAGATCTAGGTTCAAGTGTGAATTTACTGCCTTATAATGTTTATGAGCAACTTGGTTTGGGGGAATTAAAACCAACTCCTATCATTTTACAACTAGCGGACAGGTCTATTAAAATGCCAAGAGGAGTTGTTGAGGATGTCTTGGTTCAAGTGGATAAATTCTTTTATCCCgttgattttgttgtgttggatgttcacttgacaccaaaatcttcttttcaagCACCTGTGATTCTTGGAAGACCTTTTCTTGCTACTTcaaatgcattaataaattgtaggagtggtgttttaaagctgagttttgggaacatgacccttgaactaaacattttcaatatttgtAGGCAACCTCAAGACTTGGAAGATGTACAAGAAGTGAATTTGTTGGAAAGCATCCTTGAGGAGGAGACTTATTTGGCATACCAGCCCACTAACCTGCTGTTTGAGTTAGAAAATTTTTGTGAACTCCTCACTGATGACACCCCCATTGATGTTTCTCATGTTtttaatgcagaaaataaattggAGACTAAATGGAGGCCAAAGATTGAGCAACTCCCACCGTTGACAGTAAGTTTGAAGCCTTCAGCAAATGAAATCCCAACACTAGAGCTGAAGCCATTGCCAAGTGACTTGAAATATGCATTTCTGGGACCGGACAGCACCTTCCCAGTGGTGATTTCAGCCCAACTCTCTCATGATCAAGAAGGGAAATTGATGGAAGTCTTAAAGCAACACAAAGGTGCCATTGGGTGGAAAATCGCAGATATAAAAG CGTTAAAGTACTTATTGTCGAAGAAGGATGCTAAACCACGTTTAATCCGATGGattcttcttctccaagaaTTCGACCTTATCATCAAAGACAAGAAGGGTGCTGAAAACGTAGTTGCCGACCACTTGTCTCGGCTTACATTTGCT GGACAAACTCCACCCCATTGGAGTGCTCAAGACATACGAAAATTCAAGCATGAG atttcagaattgGATGAGCTTAGGCGAGATGCATATGACAAT